ATGAAGCAGGAGCGAAATGCCACTTTGGCGAAGCCGAAGCCCGAAGGGCGCGGCACAGGGAGGCTCCGCCTCGGCAAGCACAGCGCGCCGGAGCGCGCCCAGCGGGTGATAGGCGGAGGTGACGCGTGAATGCTAGGACCTGGATTCCCGCCGCCACCCTTCTGGCTCTCACGGCCAGCGTCACGGCCGGTTGGATGTGGACACGGGAGGCCCCCCCGGCGCCCCAGGGCCAGGAGGCGGTGCCCGCTCCAAAAAACAAGCAGGGCCTGCGCCACGCCGCGCCCGTGCAGGTGCGACTGGTGGACCAGACGCCGCTGCTCACGGCCCGCAGCCTGTTGCCCCTGGCCACCACCCCCGAGGAAAAGCAGCTGGCCCTCCAGGCTGAGCGCTTGGGCAACCATTCGGTGGATCTCGCCTTTTCGGATGCCCTCCGCCGTGCGGCCACCACTCCGGTGCCGAAGACGCCGGAGCTGAAGGAGCTGGTGGAGGCCAAGGCCAAGGCGCTCTCCGCCGTGGAGGCGGGAGAGCAGCTGGTGGCGCGCCTTGCCAAGCAACTGGCTGTCGCGCCGGAATCCAAGAAGGATGTGTTGGAAGATCAGATCGACATCACCAAGGCCCAACTCGAACTGGACAAGGACGAACTGGAGACCGCTTCCAATGACCTTGCCCAGGCCGGGGGCGATCCCCAGGCCAAAATCAGGCGTCTGAAGGAAGCCCACGAGGCGGCGGATCGGGAATCGTCCCAGGCCATGGTTGCGGCCAAGCCTCCGAGCGCTTTCCAACCGGGCAGCTTCATCGGGAGGCTCTTGGAGTGGCGGCTTCAGCGCGACAAGTGTGCGCGCCTGGAAAAGGCTCAGGCCGAAGCTCAAACCAAGGAGCAGGCCCTGGTCAAACGTCGCGCCGAGATCGAGGCGCAGGCCAACAAGGAGAAGGATGAGCGCGAGGCCGCCCGCAGTGCTGCGTCGACGCTCATGAAGGGGGCGAGCCGGGGATTGGACCGGGACGAGGCGAAGGCTGCCGTTTCCTCCCTCAAGCAGTTCGGCGATGTGCAGCGCCGCCTGGCCAGCATGGCCCGGCGGATCCAGGATCAGCGGGGGCTGGCAGAGACCTATGGTACCTGGCTGGGCTTGGCGGATGGCTTTCGCAACGCCGCCCTGCACAAGCTGCTGACTCAAGGCCTGGAGATGCTCGGCGTCGTATTGGCAGCCTACCTGCTGGGCCTGCTCATCGACTGGATGCTCCATCATTCCAAATCATCCAAGGAGCGCACTTCTGCGGGCGCCTCGAAATCCGTGCTGAAGGTGATCATTCGGGTGATCGCTGTGCTCGCCATCGGCTTTCTCATCGTGGGCATTCCCGCCCAGGCCACGACCATCTTCGGCCTTGCCGGCGCGGGCCTGACTGTGGCCCTCAAGGATTTCATCGTGGCCTTCTTCGGCTGGTTCATCCTCATGGGGAAGAACGGCATCCGGCTGGGCGATTGGGTGGAAATCCGGGGCGTGGGCGGCGAGGTGGTGGAAATCGGGTTGCTTCGCACGGTGATTCTGGAAACGGGCAGCTGGGCCGATGCGGGCCATCCCACGGGCCGCCGCGTGGCCTTCGTGAACAATTTCGCCATCGAGGGGCACTTCTTCAACTTCTCCACCTCCGGCAAGTGGATGTGGGATGAGCTCAATGTGGTGATTCCCGCGGGCCAGGATCCCTACGCCACCATCGACGGCGTGCAGAAGCTGGTGGAGCAGCAGACCGAGGCCAATGCCAAGATCGCCGAGGCCGAGTGGCAGCAGACCGCGGCCCGCTACAAGGTGAAGGCCTTCTCGGCCGTTCCGGGTGTGCAAGTGATCCCCGGGGCCAACGGGATGGAGATTCGGGCCCGCTACCTGACGCGCGCCTTCGAGCGCCACGAGACCCGGCTGCGGATGAACCAGGCCGTGGTGGAGCTCATGCACGGCCCCCGGGCGGGCTCTTAGCCGCCCCAGGCTGAGATTCACTCGCGGCGGCCGCTGGTCCGATAACGCTCTTATGCGTGATCGCATGCGGCCGCAGGAGTTCCCTTGAATAGGATCTGGTTCCGCTGCCTGAGACTGGTCGGCCTGGCCTTTCTTGTCGCCTTGGGGGCCGGGGCCCAGACCACCGCAGGGCCTTTCCGTCTTGGCATCGCCCCCCACACCAGCACCCGCGTCATTCTGGAGATGTACCAACCTCTGCGGGCGCATCTGGAGAAGGCCCTGGGCATGCCCGTGGAGGTGCAGACGGCGCCGGATTTCACGGAATTCGCCCGGCGCGCCCTGCACCACGAGTACGACCTGGTGGTGACCACCGGACA
This sequence is a window from Geothrix sp. PMB-07. Protein-coding genes within it:
- a CDS encoding mechanosensitive ion channel family protein, whose product is MNARTWIPAATLLALTASVTAGWMWTREAPPAPQGQEAVPAPKNKQGLRHAAPVQVRLVDQTPLLTARSLLPLATTPEEKQLALQAERLGNHSVDLAFSDALRRAATTPVPKTPELKELVEAKAKALSAVEAGEQLVARLAKQLAVAPESKKDVLEDQIDITKAQLELDKDELETASNDLAQAGGDPQAKIRRLKEAHEAADRESSQAMVAAKPPSAFQPGSFIGRLLEWRLQRDKCARLEKAQAEAQTKEQALVKRRAEIEAQANKEKDEREAARSAASTLMKGASRGLDRDEAKAAVSSLKQFGDVQRRLASMARRIQDQRGLAETYGTWLGLADGFRNAALHKLLTQGLEMLGVVLAAYLLGLLIDWMLHHSKSSKERTSAGASKSVLKVIIRVIAVLAIGFLIVGIPAQATTIFGLAGAGLTVALKDFIVAFFGWFILMGKNGIRLGDWVEIRGVGGEVVEIGLLRTVILETGSWADAGHPTGRRVAFVNNFAIEGHFFNFSTSGKWMWDELNVVIPAGQDPYATIDGVQKLVEQQTEANAKIAEAEWQQTAARYKVKAFSAVPGVQVIPGANGMEIRARYLTRAFERHETRLRMNQAVVELMHGPRAGS